In one Castor canadensis chromosome 15, mCasCan1.hap1v2, whole genome shotgun sequence genomic region, the following are encoded:
- the LOC109674541 gene encoding pyrethroid hydrolase Ces2e-like isoform X2, with protein MRLEQLPMWLRTVACGLLLLLFQVQGQDSASPIRTTLTGQVRGSLVHVKGTDVGVHTFLGIPFAKPPLGPLRFAPPEPAAPWSGVRDGTSHPAMCLQNSDKMNTGAVKQLKLTLPPVSMSEDCLYLSIYSPAYAQEGSNLPVMVWIHGGALVIGMASMFNGSILAATENVVVVTIQYRLGVLGFFSTGDQHATGNWGYLDQVAALRWVQQNIDHFGGNPDRVTIFGQSAGGTSVSSHVVSPMSQGLFHGAIMESGVALLPDLTSSSSEMVYTMVANLSACEQVDSEALVDCLRGKSEEEILAINKPFKTIPGLVDGAFLPRHPQELLASADFRPVPSIIGVNNDEYGFVLPMYMGYIETIKKINRRTLPAIMESMTANMGLPAGCGDLLMEEYMGDTEDPQTLQAQFQEMMGDFMFMIPALQVAHFQRSHAPVYFYEFQHQPSLFKDIRPPHVKADHGNEASFVFGYFLNSKNMVARPCPCPPLYS; from the exons ATGCGGCTGGAACAACTTCCTATGTGGCTAAGAACCGTGGCCTGTGGGCTTCTGCTTCTCCTCTTCCAAGTCCAAG GCCAGGACTCAGCCAGCCCCATCAGGACCACTCTCACAGGGCAGGTGCGGGGCAGCCTCGTCCACGTGAAGGGCACCGATGTGGGGGTCCACACCTTCCTGGGAATTCCCTTTGCCAAGCCACCTCTTGGACCGCTGCGGTTTGCGCCCCCTGAGCCTGCTGCACCATGGAGTGGTGTGAGGGATGGGACCTCCCACCCAGCCAT GTGTCTGCAAAATTCTGACAAAATGAATACAGGTGCTGTAAAGCAGCTTAAGCTGACCCTGCCTCCTGTCTCCATGTCTGAGGACTGCCTGTATCTCAGCATCTACTCACCTGCCTATGCCCAGGAGGGCTCCAACCTGCCT GTGATGGTGTGGATCCACGGAGGTGCACTTGTTATAGGCATGGCCTCCATGTTCAATGGTTCCATACTGGCAGCCACTGAGAATGTGGTGGTGGTCACCATCCAGTACCGCCTGGGTGTCCTGGGTTTCTTCAG CACTGGAGACCAACATGCCACCGGCAACTGGGGCTACCTGGACCAAGTAGCCGCCCTACGCTGGGTCCAGCAAAATATCGACCATTTTGGAGGCAACCCTGACCGTGTCACCATTTTTGGCCAGTCTGCAGGTGGCACTAGTGTGTCCTCACATGTTGTGTCCCCCATGTCCCAAGGACTCTTCCATGGTGCCATCATGGAGAGTGGGGTGGCTCTGCTGCCAGACCTCACCTCCAGCTCTTCTGAGATGGTCTACACA ATGGTGGCCAATCTGTCTGCTTGTGAGCAGGTGGACTCAGAGGCCCTGGTAGACTGCCTGAGGGGCAAGAGTGAAGAGGAGATTCTGGCTATTAACAAG CCCTTCAAGACCATACCTGGACTGGTAGATGGGGCCTTCCTACCCAGGCACCCCCAGGAGCTGTTGGCCTCTGCAGATTTTCGACCTGTCCCCAGCATCATAGGTGTTAACAATGATGAGTATGGCTTTGTCCTCCCCATG TACATGGGATACATtgaaaccataaagaaaataaacagaagaaccTTGCCTGCTATTATGGAAAGCATGACAGCAAACATG GGGTTGCCTGCTGGTTGTGGTGACCTCTTGATGGAAGAATACATGGGAGACACTGAGGACCCCCAAACTCTCCAAGCCCAGTTCCAGGAGATGATGGGGGACTTCATGTTCATGATACCTGCGCTCCAAGTAGCACATTTTCAGC GTTCCCATGCCCCTGTCTACTTCTATGAGTTCCAGCATCAGCCCAGCCTTTTCAAGGACATCAGGCCACCCCATGTGAAGGCTGACCATGGCAATGAGGCTTCTTTTGTCTTTGGATACTTCTTGAACAGCAAAa ATATGGTGGCCAGACCTTGCCCTTGCCC